The proteins below come from a single Mya arenaria isolate MELC-2E11 chromosome 6, ASM2691426v1 genomic window:
- the LOC128236556 gene encoding ninjurin-1-like, producing METGTYEKGIESDGGRPVFRSSSHEDVGVEEVDIGFKDISSSATPNIYVGKRNFIHQLMDVALMMANVSQLKTLLVSDRGDYFYLLLTFICLSISLQVIFTICMLVIWSIERKLEKTTTETATTSTSITAHVHTILSATEERQRVIADRLDKVGNVLVLFIIVSNVFVTGFGV from the exons ATGGAAACAG GCACGTATGAGAAAGGTATTGAGAGTGACGGTGGCCGACCGGTGTTTCGCTCCAGCTCACATGAAGATGTTGGTGTGGAGGAAGTCGACATTGGTTTCAAG GACATATCTTCATCCGCCACACCCAACATATACGTGGGGAAGCGGAACTTTATCCACCAGCTGATGGACGTAGCTCTCATGATGGCGAACGTCTCCCAACTCAAGACACTTCTGGTATCCGACAGAGGTGACTACTTCTATCTACTTTTGACCTTCATCTGCCTGTCCATCAGCTTACAAGTAATTTTCACTATCTGCATGCTCGTTATTTGGTCCATCGAGCGAAAGTTGGAGAAGACGACCACGGAAACCGCAACCACAAGTACTTCGATTACCGCCCATGTGCATACGATATTATCCGCAACAGAGGAACGACAGAGGGTCATTGCGGATCGGCTTGACAAAGTGGGGAACGTGTTAGTGCTTTTTATAATCGtatcaaatgtttttgtgaCCGGCTTTGGTGTATAA